One window of the Betaproteobacteria bacterium genome contains the following:
- a CDS encoding ThiF family adenylyltransferase, which yields MSRIDPDWALARDHQLDVLHIRRTKHVLILGCGSLGSPIAELLARAGIGKLTLVDFETFEAENSARHVLGMLAIGQKKSIALQERLRSEIPGVEIKALVAVASSWIADSCKRGDFDLVIDCTGEGGIRVLLSKLRKQTLGDCGIVHAWLEPFGAAAHAVYLRGNDIWPDSDPADSLVNVATWPTDTRVNLPACGAGFHVYAAADAWQAAGFVGERLLNIIDGKVTQSLVWSWIRTRSFFLALPVNASLKSIVPENGSRDEAVMITRNLNALLSSHDP from the coding sequence TTGAGTCGCATTGATCCTGACTGGGCCTTGGCCCGTGATCATCAATTGGACGTGTTGCACATCAGGCGCACGAAACATGTATTGATATTGGGCTGCGGCTCATTGGGAAGCCCGATTGCAGAATTGTTGGCCCGCGCTGGAATCGGCAAACTCACCCTCGTGGATTTCGAGACCTTCGAGGCCGAGAATAGTGCCCGACATGTGCTTGGGATGTTAGCGATTGGGCAGAAAAAATCGATCGCGCTGCAAGAGAGATTGAGATCCGAGATTCCCGGCGTGGAAATCAAAGCGCTCGTTGCTGTCGCCAGTTCGTGGATTGCTGATTCGTGCAAGCGGGGCGACTTCGACCTCGTAATTGATTGCACCGGTGAAGGTGGCATTCGCGTACTTCTTTCAAAATTGCGAAAACAGACTCTCGGCGACTGTGGAATTGTGCATGCGTGGCTTGAGCCATTTGGTGCAGCGGCTCATGCTGTGTACTTGAGAGGAAATGACATATGGCCGGACTCCGATCCCGCAGACAGCCTGGTGAATGTTGCGACTTGGCCGACGGACACGAGGGTGAACTTACCTGCCTGCGGTGCCGGTTTTCATGTTTACGCCGCCGCAGATGCATGGCAGGCCGCAGGATTTGTCGGTGAAAGGCTTCTGAATATTATTGATGGCAAGGTGACGCAGTCGCTGGTCTGGTCATGGATTCGAACCCGTTCATTCTTTCTTGCTTTGCCAGTAAATGCCTCCCTAAAGTCGATCGTTCCGGAAAACGGCTCTCGCGATGAGGCGGTCATGATCACTCGCAATTTGAACGCGTTGCTAAGCAGCCATGATCCATAG